The Paenibacillus mucilaginosus 3016 genome includes the window CCGTACGAATGGCATGCTGCTGCCTCCCTCTTTTTTTACCTGATGCTCTTGAAGCCCTGCTCATCACCTTCTACAGCTAGATTGTACGTCCCGGAGTGGGTTTTGTATAATTGAATTAAATGAACAATCAGTTCAACATCTTTGAACTGCAAAACTGCCCAAAGGAGCCCCAAACCAATGGACCTCAAGTCCCTCAAAACGTTCCACCGGATCGTCGCCCTTGGCAGCTTCCACCGGGCGGCCGAGGAGCTGAATTACGCCCAGTCGACCGTGACGATGCAAATGCAGAAGCTCGAGGCCGAGCTCGGCATCACGCTGATCGAACGCGGGAGAACGTTCCAGCTCACCGAAGCGGGGCGGCTGTTCCATGAACAGAGCGCCGGGATTATGAAGGAGATCGACCGGCTCCAGGGCCGCATGTCCGACTGGATGCTCGGGGAAACCGGAGAGCTCCGGCTCGGCGCAGTCGAGCCGATCGCCAGCTTCGTGCTGCCCCGGCTGCTACAGGCATTCCTCACCGCCTATCCCAAGATCGGCATCGCCGTAGACATCGGCAGCACCCCTCTCCTCGGCGAGCGGCTCCTGAGGGGAGAGCTTGATCTTGCCGTCTGTTCCAGGCCGGTCATCGGCGAAGGCTTGTACTTCGAGCCGCTCTTCTCGGAGGAGCTGGTGTTCCTGCTGCCTGAAGGACATCCGCTGTCCGCACTGGAACGCATCCCTTTCCGGGAACTCCGCGATCACCGCATCCTGCTTACGGCGAAGAACTGCCCGTACCGCCACAAGGTGGAGATGCTGCTCGGGGAGGCCTGCGGCAGCCCGCTGAACAGCATGGAGATCTCTTCGATGGCCGCCATGAAGCACTACGTCGCCTGCGGACTCGGCATCGCCCTTGTGCCGCGCAGCCTGCTGACCCCGCTGCCGCCCGGCACGCTGGTACGCGAGGTGCAGGACGACCGGGTTTCCGTCACCTTCGGCCTGCTCTGCCGGGCCGCCGATATGCCGCTCAAGCTGGCCCTCGGCAGGCTGAATGAGTTTCTCAAAGCCAAGCTCCTCCAGGATCAGGACTCCCTCTCCCCTGCAGCGCGCTAAGACAGCGCCCCGCCGTTGATGGGTACATGCCTCGCCGCCGGTCCCTGCCCATCACATCACCAAATAAGGCGGTACCTGCTCACAGCAGGCCGCCTTATTAGTCCATGAAGCCAAGTCCATCCGTTCACTCCAGTGCCGAATTCGGCCCCGCCGCCTTCTGCACGTACTTCGGCATGGACAGCCTCACAGTCGTGCCTTCCCCGAGCTCGCTGCTCAGCGAGACTCCGTAGCCCCGGCCGAACTGCAGCTTGATCCGCTGGTCCACATTGCGGATGCCGTAGCCGATCCCCTGACCCGAGTCGTCGAGGATCGCATGCATCACCTCTTCCTTCATGCCCAGACCGTTATCCCGGACCTCCATCCAGACCGTATCCCCCTCCGCATACAGCCGGATCTCCATCCGGATCTGATCGTCATACCAGGCATGCTCCAGCGCATTCTCGACGAAGGGCTGCAGGATGAATTTGACGGTGTCGTACCCGAGCAGTCCGGGGTCGATGTCGTAGTGGACGATGATCCGGTCCGCATGCTTGATCGTCTGGATCTCCACATACGACTGCAGAATCTGCAGCTCCTTCTCAATGGAGATGATCGTCTCCCCCTTGTTCAGCGTCAGCCGGTAGAACTTCGCGAGGTGCCGGATCACCTGGTGCAGCTTCTCGATCTCGCCGAGCTTGGCCATCCGGGAGATGGAGGAGAACGTGTTGTAGAGAAAATGCGGGTTCATCTGGGAATGCAGCACGTTCAGCTCCGCCTCCTTCTTCTCCAGCCGGCCGACGTACACTTCTTCGATGAGCTTCTCGATGGTCGAGGCCATCTCGTTGAACGCCTCGCCGATCTGCGAGAACTCGTCATGTCCCTGGATCGGCATCCGCTTGGCGAAGTCCCCTTCCTTGAAGGCGTGCAGGGAGCCGATGATCTTGTGGAACCTCCGCAGCACGTAATTGGACAAAATGACGCTGATGACCGTCAGCACGAGCAGACTCGCCAGACAGATCAGGATGGTCGCCGTTCGGACCTGGCGAGAGCCCTCCTGAAAGGACGCGTACGGAATGCGGGCCACGACCTTGGCAGGCATGCCGGTGACCGCCTCTTCGATCTGCAGATCATGGGCAGAACCCTCCCCGCTCTCCTCCGTCCACACGGTCCAATCCGACTGTCCCTCCACCGCAGAGGAATACCACAGCCGGTCCCCCTGGCCGCCTACGACGAACAGCCGGCTCCCCTCGCCCAGACGGCTCATGTCCGGGGTATGGAATATATCCTTGAGCTGCACGGTCAT containing:
- a CDS encoding LysR family transcriptional regulator — its product is MDLKSLKTFHRIVALGSFHRAAEELNYAQSTVTMQMQKLEAELGITLIERGRTFQLTEAGRLFHEQSAGIMKEIDRLQGRMSDWMLGETGELRLGAVEPIASFVLPRLLQAFLTAYPKIGIAVDIGSTPLLGERLLRGELDLAVCSRPVIGEGLYFEPLFSEELVFLLPEGHPLSALERIPFRELRDHRILLTAKNCPYRHKVEMLLGEACGSPLNSMEISSMAAMKHYVACGLGIALVPRSLLTPLPPGTLVREVQDDRVSVTFGLLCRAADMPLKLALGRLNEFLKAKLLQDQDSLSPAAR
- a CDS encoding cache domain-containing sensor histidine kinase → MRQRGKLRYVPLRYKLLLSYLFLVLVPVIGIGSYSYVSSVRSISEHTRNNMEFAVKQIASGIDGRLANIVRGSEEIFSDQTLSRYLSGYYLSFEKYAITTQYILPRLESAANLPDPNVQLSLYLDNGHISEFYYHAPEANSGSGRQYSIYHTERIRGEDWYRSLDLNYATAVWRQVGEDAAAGQISYLRPLINYDTLQPIGLIRMTVQLKDIFHTPDMSRLGEGSRLFVVGGQGDRLWYSSAVEGQSDWTVWTEESGEGSAHDLQIEEAVTGMPAKVVARIPYASFQEGSRQVRTATILICLASLLVLTVISVILSNYVLRRFHKIIGSLHAFKEGDFAKRMPIQGHDEFSQIGEAFNEMASTIEKLIEEVYVGRLEKKEAELNVLHSQMNPHFLYNTFSSISRMAKLGEIEKLHQVIRHLAKFYRLTLNKGETIISIEKELQILQSYVEIQTIKHADRIIVHYDIDPGLLGYDTVKFILQPFVENALEHAWYDDQIRMEIRLYAEGDTVWMEVRDNGLGMKEEVMHAILDDSGQGIGYGIRNVDQRIKLQFGRGYGVSLSSELGEGTTVRLSMPKYVQKAAGPNSALE